A window of the Bos indicus x Bos taurus breed Angus x Brahman F1 hybrid chromosome X, Bos_hybrid_MaternalHap_v2.0, whole genome shotgun sequence genome harbors these coding sequences:
- the LOC113887850 gene encoding histone H2A-Bbd type 1-like, translating into MSPRRHLWNCRRSRRHSLSRSTRAELQFPVSRVDRLLREGQGAYRLSSATPVFLTAVLEYLIANILDLAGKEACTNHRVRISPEHVQTALINNENLRRLFQPGAFSQPTASPHLPEN; encoded by the coding sequence ATGTCTCCGAGAAGACACCTCTGGAACTGCCGTCGCAGTAGGAGACACTCCCTCTCCCGTTCCACCAGGGCCGAGCTGCAGTTCCCTGTGAGCCGCGTGGACCGCCTCCTGCGAGAGGGTCAGGGCGCCTATCGCCTGAGCTCAGCGACGCCCGTGTTCCTGACCGCAGTCCTTGAGTACCTGATAGCCAACATCCTGGACCTGGCGGGGAAGGAGGCCTGCACCAACCACAGGGTGCGCATCAGCCCGGAGCACGTGCAGACGGCGCTGATCAACAATGAGAATCTCCGCCGCCTCTTCCAGCCTGGTGCCTTCTCTCAGCCCACAGCTTCACCACACCTTCCCGAGAATTAG